The following coding sequences are from one Luteolibacter yonseiensis window:
- a CDS encoding polysaccharide pyruvyl transferase family protein, whose amino-acid sequence MIYLLSGSGAPNFGDELIVRKWLDHYATHHPDTPLHLDCKSINQSRKIHGGAHPETRFFFFLKALAQDKAPGSFWEHCARGFEFVMTNASVLMPLPRDWKQKSLWDTLLSRKNRLTLNDRGRKLQIPLEDVPDFTKLKLIHLVGGGYISGSWPNSGFLLGCCAALKRLFGVPVVATGLGVTPLPLPPPEWQGFIRSVLENFDLFETRDRDSHDSIGKILGDRGNALCGLDDVFLQFPQAKSTGATDVPDEKPSLHLSFFPKISRFDSTGKLIEDIRLTAESFGDVYFWLCCKPDRVVFRLLKKAIPGVKLLTPAELVNGSIPMKRNDFMITSRFHPHLIGAGNGMSGIFLAQSAFYRAKHHSVTALGSSFVALDNKRTLLETMNEVKNHPQSDRLRQRVGELSQQKREIAQAIGRLLGS is encoded by the coding sequence ATGATCTATCTGCTATCGGGTAGCGGCGCCCCAAACTTCGGCGACGAGCTCATCGTCCGCAAATGGCTGGACCACTATGCCACCCACCACCCCGACACCCCCCTCCACCTCGACTGCAAATCGATCAACCAGTCCCGGAAGATTCACGGGGGGGCCCACCCGGAAACCAGGTTCTTTTTTTTCCTCAAGGCATTGGCACAAGACAAGGCTCCGGGTTCCTTTTGGGAACACTGCGCGCGGGGCTTCGAATTCGTCATGACGAACGCTTCGGTACTGATGCCCCTGCCTCGTGACTGGAAGCAGAAAAGCCTGTGGGACACCCTGCTCTCCCGCAAGAACCGGCTTACCTTGAACGACCGCGGGCGCAAGCTCCAGATCCCCTTGGAAGACGTTCCGGATTTCACAAAGCTAAAGCTCATCCATCTGGTGGGCGGCGGTTACATCTCCGGCTCATGGCCGAACTCCGGATTTTTATTGGGCTGTTGCGCCGCCTTGAAAAGGCTCTTCGGAGTACCGGTCGTCGCAACGGGACTCGGAGTCACCCCTCTGCCCCTCCCTCCACCGGAATGGCAGGGATTCATCCGCTCTGTTTTGGAAAACTTCGATCTCTTCGAAACGAGGGACAGGGACAGTCATGACAGCATCGGGAAAATTCTCGGAGACCGGGGAAACGCGCTCTGTGGACTTGATGATGTGTTTCTCCAGTTTCCTCAGGCAAAATCCACAGGAGCGACCGATGTTCCGGATGAGAAGCCCTCGCTCCATTTGTCGTTTTTCCCCAAAATCTCGAGATTCGATTCAACCGGCAAACTGATCGAAGATATCCGCCTCACCGCCGAGTCGTTCGGAGATGTGTATTTCTGGCTTTGCTGCAAGCCTGACCGCGTGGTTTTCCGATTGCTGAAAAAGGCGATCCCGGGCGTCAAACTGCTGACACCCGCGGAGCTGGTCAATGGATCGATCCCGATGAAAAGAAATGACTTCATGATCACTTCCCGTTTTCATCCCCACCTCATCGGAGCAGGCAATGGCATGAGCGGAATCTTCCTCGCACAGTCCGCCTTCTACCGCGCCAAACATCACTCCGTGACCGCGCTGGGATCTTCATTTGTCGCGCTGGACAACAAACGCACGCTGTTGGAAACCATGAATGAGGTCAAAAACCATCCTCAATCGGATCGGCTGCGGCAACGCGTCGGTGAACTGTCCCAGCAGAAACGTGAGATCGCGCAAGCCATTGGGAGACTGCTCGGCAGCTGA
- the bioB gene encoding biotin synthase BioB produces MTLAELQSLHDLPFFELLKRARAVHEANFTDGKIQLCTLLSIKTGGCSEDCAYCTQSARYDTDLQSQRLLSKETVMESARAARANGSTRFCMGAAWRGVRGGTERFNQVVDIVKEVSSLGMEVCVTLGELGPNEAVVLKEAGVTAYNHNLDTSPEHYPNIVTSHTYEDRLRTIRNVQDAGMSVCCGGILGISETITDRLRMLEVISSFNPQPESVPINSLMPMPGTPLADNPQVDPFDLVRMIACARIAVPGAKVRLSAGRTRLSDETQALCFFAGANSIFYGDKLLTASNPEARKDLELLKKLGLETLEPNPSMEAPQADLSQPASPACCTPAGCC; encoded by the coding sequence ATGACTCTCGCAGAACTTCAATCGCTTCACGATCTTCCGTTTTTCGAACTCCTCAAGCGCGCCCGCGCCGTGCATGAGGCGAATTTCACCGATGGGAAAATCCAGCTCTGCACGCTGCTTTCCATCAAGACCGGCGGTTGCTCGGAAGACTGCGCCTACTGCACCCAGTCCGCCCGCTACGACACGGACCTGCAAAGCCAGCGCCTGCTCTCAAAGGAGACCGTCATGGAAAGCGCCCGCGCCGCCCGTGCGAACGGTTCCACCCGTTTCTGCATGGGGGCCGCCTGGCGTGGTGTCCGTGGAGGCACCGAGCGTTTCAACCAGGTGGTGGACATCGTGAAGGAAGTCTCGTCGCTCGGAATGGAAGTCTGCGTCACCCTTGGCGAACTGGGGCCGAACGAAGCCGTCGTCCTCAAGGAGGCGGGTGTCACCGCCTACAACCACAACCTCGACACGTCGCCGGAGCACTACCCGAACATCGTCACCTCGCACACCTATGAGGACCGCCTCCGGACGATCCGCAACGTGCAGGATGCCGGCATGTCCGTCTGCTGCGGCGGCATCCTCGGCATCAGCGAAACCATCACCGACCGCCTGCGCATGCTGGAGGTGATCTCCAGCTTCAATCCGCAACCGGAAAGCGTGCCGATCAATTCGCTCATGCCGATGCCCGGCACTCCGCTGGCGGACAACCCGCAGGTCGATCCGTTCGACCTCGTCCGCATGATCGCCTGCGCCCGCATCGCCGTCCCCGGCGCGAAGGTCCGACTCTCCGCCGGCCGCACCCGCCTCTCCGACGAAACCCAGGCCCTCTGCTTCTTCGCCGGAGCGAACTCGATTTTCTACGGAGACAAGCTCCTCACCGCCTCGAACCCCGAAGCCCGCAAGGACCTCGAACTTCTCAAAAAACTCGGCCTCGAAACCCTCGAGCCGAATCCCTCCATGGAAGCTCCGCAGGCCGATCTCTCGCAACCCGCGAGCCCGGCGTGCTGCACACCTGCGGGGTGTTGTTGA
- a CDS encoding type II toxin-antitoxin system HicA family toxin, protein MPRKIRDLISDLRKAGFALDRQKGSHRQFKHPSFQGIITLSGGEGDDSKTYQERQVAKAIADSKSAG, encoded by the coding sequence ATGCCGCGTAAAATCCGAGATCTCATCTCAGACCTTCGCAAGGCGGGATTCGCCTTGGACCGTCAAAAGGGATCACATCGCCAGTTCAAGCATCCTTCATTTCAGGGCATCATCACCCTGAGTGGCGGGGAAGGGGATGACTCGAAAACCTATCAGGAGCGCCAGGTTGCGAAAGCAATTGCCGATTCTAAGTCTGCAGGATAG
- a CDS encoding DUF4238 domain-containing protein, with protein sequence MKRNRRSERHHFVPQFYLRHWCNHKDRLWVHPMDGKQPYESRANSVAFERGLYSTEDLPDIQN encoded by the coding sequence ATGAAAAGAAATCGAAGAAGCGAGAGGCATCATTTCGTTCCCCAATTTTATCTGAGGCATTGGTGCAATCACAAGGATCGCCTTTGGGTTCATCCGATGGACGGCAAACAGCCATATGAATCGCGTGCAAATTCTGTCGCCTTTGAAAGAGGGCTCTATTCGACTGAAGATTTACCAGATATTCAAAATTGA
- a CDS encoding LysR substrate-binding domain-containing protein yields MDYSIRELECFMAVAEELSFTRAAKRLNLAQPPLSRHIKTLEEKIGARLFLREPRNVSLTAAGSLFYEETRNIPRRLIRAGEAARRCAIGETARLRLGFVSAVMNDALVEVFREFRERHPQVQIMLHDVPPGEQLKAIADGRLDGGFVGMATPDAAAGIGFFELRKEPLVCLLPSAHAFAGRKSIKLKSLADESFVAVSGESAPAFASHVRELCRAAGFRPRVILESPRAQAVALMVAAGSGVAILPQTLGTMMGSAVSAVAIEGRPKITHVFAHRTSRGEEALRDLIRLLR; encoded by the coding sequence ATGGACTACTCGATCCGGGAACTGGAATGCTTCATGGCGGTGGCGGAGGAACTGTCCTTCACCCGCGCGGCGAAACGGCTGAATCTGGCTCAACCTCCCCTCTCCCGGCACATCAAGACACTGGAGGAAAAAATCGGCGCGCGGTTGTTTCTACGCGAACCGAGAAACGTCTCACTTACCGCCGCAGGCAGCTTGTTCTACGAGGAAACGCGGAACATCCCCCGCCGCCTCATCCGCGCCGGAGAAGCCGCGCGGCGTTGTGCGATCGGTGAAACCGCCCGACTGCGCCTCGGCTTCGTCAGCGCGGTGATGAATGACGCTCTGGTGGAAGTCTTCCGCGAATTCCGCGAGCGCCACCCGCAGGTCCAGATCATGCTGCACGACGTGCCACCGGGCGAACAGTTGAAAGCAATCGCCGACGGCAGGCTCGACGGAGGCTTCGTCGGCATGGCCACCCCGGACGCGGCCGCGGGCATCGGGTTCTTCGAATTGCGCAAGGAACCGCTCGTCTGCCTCCTCCCCTCCGCCCACGCCTTCGCAGGCCGGAAAAGTATCAAACTGAAATCACTCGCGGACGAATCATTCGTCGCCGTCTCCGGCGAATCCGCCCCGGCCTTCGCCAGCCACGTCCGCGAGCTATGCCGTGCCGCAGGCTTCCGCCCAAGAGTCATCCTGGAATCCCCCCGAGCCCAAGCCGTGGCACTCATGGTCGCCGCAGGATCAGGCGTGGCCATCCTCCCCCAGACACTCGGTACTATGATGGGATCAGCGGTAAGTGCCGTCGCCATCGAAGGCCGTCCCAAAATCACCCACGTCTTCGCGCACCGGACAAGCCGGGGAGAAGAGGCGTTGAGGGATTTGATCCGCTTGTTGAGGTAG
- the ilvD gene encoding dihydroxy-acid dehydratase: MAISDTIKKGSIRAPHRSLLRATGVIQSEEDFDKPFIAIANSFVQIIPGHAHLDVVGRKVRQAVRDAGGVPFEFNCIGVDDGIAMGHGGMKYSLASRELIADSIETMLRAHCFDGVVCIPNCDKIVPGMMMGAARVDIPTVFVSGGPMRSGRNPSTGKSLDLASVFEAVGQFSADAITGQQLDEIEKNACPTCGSCSGMFTANSMNCLCEALGLALPGNGSILATDPARDALFERAGRTILRLVRDNMRPSDILTREAFENALALDMAMGGSSNTILHTIAVAHEAGIDLTMADFNTISDRTPHLCKVAPSGSHYMEDIDRAGGIPALLQVLSRKPGLLHPDCLTASGLTIGEIAGAAEVKDSDVIRPLENPYSEKGGLAILFGNLAPDGCVVKSAGVSPAMMRFTGSAVIFESQEEASTGILLGKVKAGDVVVIRYEGPRGGPGMQEMLAPTSAIAGRGLGDSVALITDGRFSGATRGGAIGHVSPEAAAGGAIALIEKGDRIEIDIPARSIHLHVSGEILAERRSRWQPPEPRIRTGYLARYAAMVSSADTGAILRPVA; this comes from the coding sequence ATGGCCATCAGCGACACCATCAAAAAAGGCTCCATCCGTGCTCCCCATCGCTCTCTTCTGCGGGCGACGGGGGTGATCCAATCGGAGGAGGATTTCGACAAGCCCTTCATCGCCATCGCGAATTCCTTCGTGCAAATCATCCCCGGTCACGCGCATCTGGATGTCGTGGGTCGCAAGGTGCGCCAGGCGGTGCGGGATGCGGGCGGTGTGCCGTTCGAGTTCAACTGCATCGGCGTGGACGACGGCATCGCCATGGGGCACGGGGGGATGAAATACTCGCTGGCTTCGCGTGAGCTCATCGCGGACAGCATCGAGACCATGTTGCGCGCTCATTGCTTCGATGGAGTGGTGTGTATTCCGAACTGCGACAAGATCGTGCCCGGCATGATGATGGGCGCGGCGCGTGTGGACATTCCCACGGTTTTCGTCTCCGGCGGGCCGATGCGTTCCGGGAGAAATCCCAGCACCGGGAAGTCGCTGGACCTCGCCTCCGTGTTCGAAGCCGTGGGCCAGTTCTCGGCCGACGCCATCACCGGGCAACAGCTTGATGAGATTGAGAAAAACGCCTGTCCCACCTGCGGTTCGTGTTCCGGCATGTTCACCGCGAATTCCATGAACTGCCTGTGCGAGGCGCTCGGGCTGGCCCTGCCGGGCAATGGTTCGATCCTCGCCACTGACCCCGCCCGCGACGCGCTTTTCGAACGCGCGGGCCGCACCATCCTGCGCCTCGTGCGGGACAACATGCGCCCGTCCGACATCCTGACGCGCGAGGCATTTGAAAACGCTCTCGCGCTCGACATGGCGATGGGTGGTTCGTCCAACACCATCCTGCACACCATCGCTGTGGCGCATGAGGCGGGCATCGATCTCACGATGGCGGATTTCAACACCATCTCCGACCGGACACCGCACCTGTGCAAGGTTGCTCCATCCGGCAGTCATTACATGGAAGACATCGACCGCGCGGGCGGCATCCCCGCATTGCTGCAGGTGCTCTCGCGCAAGCCCGGACTGCTCCACCCGGATTGTCTGACGGCCAGCGGACTCACCATCGGGGAGATCGCGGGCGCGGCGGAGGTGAAGGACAGCGACGTCATCCGTCCGCTGGAGAATCCCTACTCGGAAAAGGGCGGACTCGCCATCCTCTTCGGCAATCTCGCACCCGACGGCTGCGTGGTGAAGTCCGCCGGAGTGAGTCCCGCGATGATGCGATTCACGGGCAGCGCCGTGATTTTCGAATCCCAGGAAGAGGCGTCCACAGGCATCCTGCTGGGAAAAGTGAAGGCGGGGGATGTGGTGGTCATCCGTTACGAAGGACCGCGCGGCGGTCCGGGCATGCAGGAGATGCTCGCTCCGACCTCGGCCATCGCGGGCCGCGGATTGGGAGACTCCGTGGCTCTCATCACGGATGGTCGTTTTTCGGGAGCGACGCGCGGCGGAGCGATCGGTCATGTTTCTCCGGAGGCTGCGGCGGGAGGGGCCATCGCGCTGATAGAAAAGGGAGATCGCATCGAGATCGATATCCCGGCCCGCAGCATCCACCTGCATGTGTCCGGGGAAATCCTCGCGGAACGTCGCAGCCGCTGGCAGCCGCCGGAGCCAAGAATCCGCACCGGCTATCTCGCACGTTACGCGGCGATGGTTTCCAGCGCGGATACCGGGGCGATTCTGCGGCCGGTTGCTTGA
- a CDS encoding sterol desaturase family protein: MIADISAIDPILVFFKHVANSSVSIAIRYGMLAGFAWLLAYVIFYRRWKHRKVVQKLPASSEIRREIMYSMSSVVIFAAVGALTVFAARQGWTQFYTEPDAYATAWFWGSIACAIVLHDTWFYWTHRMMHHRKLFRFFHRVHHLSHNPSPWAAYAFDPAEAVVQALIFPLVVFVMPIHPGAFAIFMVWQIVHNVVGHTGFEIHPRWLIDSWLGKILNTTTNHAMHHEKMKGNYGLYFNVWDRIMKTNHASYEARFREVTSRPRESRGR; encoded by the coding sequence ATGATCGCCGACATTTCCGCAATCGACCCGATCCTCGTCTTTTTCAAACACGTCGCCAATTCATCCGTATCCATTGCGATACGATATGGGATGCTGGCGGGATTCGCATGGCTGCTCGCCTATGTGATCTTTTACCGGCGGTGGAAGCACCGGAAGGTCGTGCAGAAATTGCCCGCGTCTTCGGAAATCCGGCGGGAGATCATGTATTCGATGTCCTCGGTGGTGATTTTCGCCGCAGTGGGGGCTCTGACGGTTTTTGCCGCGCGGCAGGGCTGGACGCAGTTTTACACGGAACCGGACGCCTATGCCACCGCCTGGTTCTGGGGGAGCATCGCCTGCGCCATCGTGCTGCATGACACGTGGTTCTACTGGACGCACCGGATGATGCACCACCGCAAGCTGTTCCGCTTCTTCCACCGGGTGCATCACCTCTCGCACAACCCGAGTCCCTGGGCCGCCTATGCCTTCGATCCGGCGGAGGCGGTGGTGCAGGCCCTGATTTTTCCACTGGTGGTTTTCGTCATGCCCATCCATCCGGGGGCATTCGCGATCTTCATGGTCTGGCAGATCGTCCACAACGTCGTGGGGCATACCGGTTTTGAAATCCATCCGCGCTGGCTCATCGACTCCTGGCTTGGAAAGATCCTCAACACCACGACGAACCACGCGATGCATCATGAGAAGATGAAGGGGAACTACGGTCTCTACTTCAACGTCTGGGACCGCATCATGAAGACGAACCACGCCAGCTACGAAGCCCGCTTCCGTGAGGTGACGAGCCGCCCCAGGGAGAGCCGAGGACGGTAA
- a CDS encoding DEAD/DEAH box helicase encodes MNPDRATLNFLNSFPEEARKRGEMLQKDGAVTQIFGNHLFIQGRVEDETGIFRTSLRLQGNRWFGSCTAEDELIAGACQYATMMERMHRGEDLPESPNEFDDTPVLDIIEEKLGRELDDKEADFVTKIEKRYRRYVIEGELHDHDMVRITPRWEITTYEPLELWPMPPGDILEFWNYIAYAFYKKKLPYPEFMSVITDLGHVQKKMADWEQEREVASWYERIEQVNERPPQDAPLNVAFRLVATINEARLEIKEEKSGVWVQLREKNDIENYVNLHHEAALLMDASSQTLWEHYLAFFRKYGETTLDFDQEESCRFMNRVFRQPALKGYIVNLDEREFKVVEDRLSWVCEDDPYDAKSFALQLVTAAGENVSHSVRLLPGRKELYQSDETVFPGPPRWLEETDVMPRYLIPTRVIDSLEGVEFLRKIGASLPESLKKRVVDLELKPKFSMSLVAGLTAAETEHLVIDVQAIETKGRRTERLTKEGWELSEQQPVKGKQLLRFAREDLYPVPTILEEMGLSYDEKLLSFKSRITKQFPEKFAEWIKAMPESIELDIDLRLRSILADPVTAAVRFEVVGQDIDWFDLRIVIDVQGVNLSKAQIRQLVAARGGYVRMDDGSWMRLEIKLDADQREAVTRLGLDPFDLSGETHRMHALQLADPKAAEVFDPKAWERIKNRAGDIQLEVNPNVPDGLNATLRPYQIDGFKFLAYLSVNNFGGILADDMGLGKTIQSLTYLLWLFEEHAKTGGMKKPALVVCPKSVLDVWYSEAGKFTPQLTVKILKNRDDIDVDHIQNHIDILVLNYAQLRVCGEELNGIKWLTTILDEGQQIKNPDSKAAKCARELDSQNRLVLTGTPIENRLLDMWSLMAFAMPGVLGSRAYFKKRFDKRKDPLSQTRLASRLRPFLLRRTKLQVAQDLPPRTEEEVYAKMEGIQLELYKNELKRIQKALLGLDSDEAVKKNSFAILQGLMRLRQICCHPGLIDPKYLKEESAKMESLFYLLDQLHEEGHKVLVFSQFVSMLDLIKARLELENRPYNYLTGQTKDRKGEIEKFQTTKEPSVFMLSLKAGGAGLNLTSASYVILYDPWWNPAVENQAIDRTHRIGQKNKVIAYRLLTRDTVEEKIRILQHQKTQLVTNVLGDEGFASNLGLDDLQFILTHTIDEDDEIK; translated from the coding sequence ATGAATCCAGACCGAGCGACCCTCAATTTTCTCAATAGTTTTCCAGAAGAGGCCAGAAAACGGGGTGAGATGCTTCAAAAGGATGGAGCGGTCACTCAGATCTTCGGAAATCATCTCTTCATCCAAGGCCGTGTCGAGGACGAGACCGGCATCTTCCGCACCAGCCTCCGCCTGCAGGGCAACCGATGGTTTGGTTCCTGTACCGCCGAAGACGAGCTGATCGCCGGGGCCTGCCAGTATGCCACCATGATGGAGCGCATGCACCGTGGCGAGGATCTTCCCGAGTCGCCGAACGAGTTCGACGACACTCCGGTGCTCGACATCATCGAGGAGAAACTCGGCCGCGAGCTTGACGACAAGGAAGCGGATTTCGTCACGAAGATCGAGAAGCGCTACCGCCGCTACGTCATCGAGGGCGAGCTCCACGACCACGACATGGTCCGCATCACTCCGCGCTGGGAAATCACCACCTACGAGCCGCTTGAACTGTGGCCCATGCCGCCGGGTGACATCCTCGAATTCTGGAACTACATCGCATACGCTTTCTACAAGAAGAAGCTCCCCTACCCCGAGTTCATGAGCGTGATCACCGACCTCGGTCACGTGCAGAAGAAAATGGCGGACTGGGAGCAGGAGCGCGAGGTGGCTTCGTGGTACGAGCGCATCGAGCAGGTCAACGAACGTCCTCCCCAGGACGCGCCGCTCAATGTCGCCTTCCGGCTCGTCGCCACCATCAACGAGGCCCGTTTGGAAATAAAGGAAGAGAAATCCGGCGTCTGGGTCCAGCTGCGCGAGAAAAATGACATCGAGAACTACGTGAACCTCCATCACGAAGCCGCGCTTCTGATGGACGCCTCCAGCCAGACGCTGTGGGAACACTACCTCGCGTTCTTCCGCAAATACGGCGAGACCACCCTCGACTTCGATCAGGAGGAATCCTGCCGGTTCATGAACCGGGTGTTCCGCCAGCCCGCGCTCAAGGGCTACATCGTCAACCTCGACGAACGGGAGTTCAAGGTCGTCGAAGACCGTCTCTCGTGGGTTTGCGAGGATGATCCATACGATGCGAAGAGCTTCGCCCTCCAGCTCGTCACCGCCGCGGGGGAAAATGTCTCCCACTCCGTCCGCCTGCTTCCCGGCCGCAAGGAACTCTATCAGTCCGACGAAACCGTGTTCCCCGGCCCGCCTCGCTGGTTGGAGGAAACCGACGTCATGCCACGTTACCTCATCCCGACGCGGGTCATCGACTCGCTCGAGGGTGTGGAATTCCTTCGGAAAATCGGTGCCTCCCTGCCTGAGTCGCTCAAGAAGCGCGTGGTCGATCTGGAATTGAAGCCCAAGTTCTCGATGAGCCTCGTCGCCGGCCTCACCGCCGCCGAGACCGAGCACTTGGTCATCGACGTCCAAGCTATCGAGACCAAGGGCCGCCGCACCGAGCGCCTCACCAAGGAAGGCTGGGAACTCTCCGAGCAACAACCGGTCAAGGGCAAGCAGCTTCTCCGCTTCGCCCGTGAGGACCTGTATCCCGTCCCCACCATTCTTGAAGAGATGGGCCTCAGCTACGATGAGAAGCTGCTTTCCTTCAAATCCCGCATCACCAAACAGTTCCCCGAAAAATTCGCGGAGTGGATCAAGGCCATGCCGGAAAGCATCGAGCTCGACATCGATCTCCGCCTGCGCTCCATCCTGGCGGACCCGGTCACCGCCGCCGTCCGCTTCGAGGTCGTGGGCCAGGACATCGACTGGTTCGACCTCCGCATCGTCATCGACGTGCAGGGCGTCAATCTCTCCAAGGCACAGATCCGCCAGCTTGTCGCCGCCCGCGGTGGCTATGTCCGCATGGACGACGGCTCGTGGATGCGCTTGGAAATCAAGCTCGACGCCGACCAACGCGAGGCTGTCACCCGTCTCGGACTCGATCCGTTCGATCTCTCCGGCGAGACCCACCGCATGCACGCCCTCCAGCTTGCCGATCCGAAAGCCGCGGAAGTCTTCGATCCCAAGGCATGGGAACGCATCAAGAACCGCGCCGGAGACATCCAGCTCGAGGTCAACCCCAACGTCCCGGACGGCCTCAACGCCACACTGCGGCCCTATCAGATCGACGGTTTCAAGTTCCTCGCCTACCTTTCCGTCAACAACTTCGGCGGCATCCTCGCGGACGACATGGGCCTTGGAAAAACCATCCAGTCGCTGACCTACCTTCTCTGGCTCTTCGAGGAGCACGCGAAGACCGGCGGCATGAAGAAGCCCGCCCTTGTGGTCTGTCCCAAGTCCGTTCTCGACGTTTGGTATAGCGAAGCGGGCAAATTCACACCGCAGCTCACCGTCAAGATCCTCAAGAACCGCGACGACATCGATGTCGACCACATCCAGAATCACATCGACATCCTCGTCCTCAACTACGCCCAGTTGCGCGTTTGCGGAGAAGAACTCAATGGCATCAAGTGGCTCACCACCATCCTTGACGAAGGACAGCAGATCAAGAACCCGGACTCCAAGGCCGCCAAGTGCGCCCGCGAGCTGGACTCCCAGAACCGCCTCGTCCTCACCGGAACACCGATCGAAAACCGCCTGCTCGACATGTGGTCGCTGATGGCGTTCGCGATGCCCGGCGTGCTCGGCAGCCGCGCCTACTTCAAGAAGCGCTTCGACAAGCGGAAGGATCCCCTTTCTCAAACCCGCCTCGCCTCCCGCCTCCGTCCCTTCCTCCTCCGCCGCACGAAGCTTCAGGTCGCCCAGGACCTTCCGCCACGGACGGAAGAGGAAGTCTACGCGAAAATGGAAGGCATCCAGCTCGAGCTCTACAAGAACGAGCTCAAGCGGATCCAGAAGGCCCTCCTCGGTCTCGACTCCGACGAGGCGGTCAAGAAGAACAGCTTCGCCATCCTGCAAGGCCTCATGCGGCTGCGCCAGATCTGCTGTCACCCCGGCCTCATCGACCCGAAATATCTCAAGGAGGAATCCGCCAAAATGGAGTCCCTCTTCTACCTGCTCGACCAGCTTCACGAGGAAGGCCACAAGGTGCTCGTCTTCTCCCAGTTCGTCTCGATGCTCGACCTTATCAAGGCGCGCCTCGAACTCGAAAACCGCCCCTACAACTACCTCACCGGCCAGACGAAGGACCGGAAAGGCGAGATCGAGAAATTCCAGACCACCAAGGAGCCATCCGTCTTCATGCTTTCCCTCAAGGCTGGTGGCGCCGGCCTCAACCTCACCTCCGCCTCCTACGTCATCCTCTACGATCCATGGTGGAACCCCGCCGTCGAGAACCAGGCGATCGACCGGACGCACCGCATCGGCCAGAAGAACAAGGTCATCGCCTACCGTCTGCTCACCCGGGACACGGTCGAGGAAAAGATCCGGATCCTCCAGCACCAGAAGACCCAGCTCGTCACGAACGTACTCGGCGACGAGGGCTTCGCTTCGAACCTCGGCCTGGACGACCTCCAGTTCATCCTCACCCACACCATCGACGAGGACGACGAGATCAAATAA
- a CDS encoding DUF3592 domain-containing protein, giving the protein MPPDAENLHPTKRTSGSNAAGRWYLAIIGLSLALVGGLFVWLMGRSFLRAREMRSWPEVACVILSSEVEERKHDENSPPEFRHALSFGYEWKGTPHTGDHLTLRGSPWSSNRALIEQRVSELPAGKSALCHVNPAAPDSAVLKTDSLAPGYSIWFPALFVIGGLGITFRAMVAGKN; this is encoded by the coding sequence ATGCCACCGGATGCAGAGAATCTCCACCCCACGAAAAGAACTTCTGGCAGCAATGCCGCCGGTCGGTGGTATCTCGCCATCATAGGACTCAGCCTTGCGTTGGTCGGCGGACTCTTCGTCTGGTTGATGGGCCGCAGTTTCCTCCGGGCGCGCGAGATGCGGTCATGGCCGGAGGTCGCGTGCGTGATCCTTTCCTCGGAAGTCGAGGAGAGGAAGCATGACGAGAATTCGCCTCCGGAATTCCGTCACGCCCTCAGCTTTGGCTATGAATGGAAAGGGACCCCTCACACGGGCGACCACCTGACGCTTCGCGGCAGTCCCTGGTCATCGAACCGCGCGTTGATCGAACAACGCGTCTCCGAACTGCCAGCAGGCAAGTCCGCCCTCTGCCATGTGAATCCGGCGGCTCCGGATTCCGCTGTTTTGAAGACCGATTCACTCGCGCCCGGGTATTCGATCTGGTTCCCCGCGCTCTTCGTGATCGGGGGTCTCGGCATCACATTCCGGGCGATGGTGGCGGGGAAAAATTAA